The Pedobacter roseus genome contains a region encoding:
- the msrB gene encoding peptide-methionine (R)-S-oxide reductase MsrB, whose amino-acid sequence MRNLKLLSILFLGLALNACGQNKPSDKETLSRDIKKYPGAKTSAYWKQVLSAQAYDIMVNSATETPYKNPFWNNHKKGIYVSAATGKPLFSSDTKFESGTGWPSFFKPIDPKAVKVVRDTSDGMVRDEVVEASTGLHLGHVFDDGPEPTGQRYCMNSYALKFIPSK is encoded by the coding sequence ATGAGAAATTTAAAATTATTAAGCATACTGTTTCTGGGACTGGCATTGAATGCCTGTGGTCAGAATAAACCCTCAGATAAAGAAACACTTTCAAGAGATATCAAAAAATATCCCGGGGCAAAAACATCAGCTTACTGGAAGCAGGTGCTTTCTGCGCAGGCCTATGATATCATGGTGAACAGTGCAACGGAAACGCCATACAAAAACCCCTTTTGGAATAACCACAAAAAAGGGATTTATGTAAGTGCCGCTACGGGAAAACCACTCTTCAGTTCCGACACTAAATTTGAATCCGGCACAGGCTGGCCAAGCTTTTTCAAACCCATTGATCCCAAAGCGGTTAAAGTAGTCCGTGATACATCTGACGGCATGGTCAGGGATGAAGTTGTCGAGGCAAGCACGGGCCTCCATCTGGGACATGTATTTGATGACGGCCCGGAACCGACCGGTCAGCGGTACTGCATGAATTCCTATGCACTGAAATTTATTCCATCAAAATAA
- the msrA gene encoding peptide-methionine (S)-S-oxide reductase MsrA, giving the protein MKIYKLWLVVLVFLASCTDAQTKKNQQGFADLPRPKANEKVATFAGGCFWALAEGMSELKGVDKVVSGYSGGTVKNPTYEEVCSDNTGHAESVEVYYDPTIISYAQLSEAFFYAHDPTTLNRQGPDEGEDYRSVAFYRNPEEKKILEQVMARVNAGHHYSDKIITQVVPFKVFYPAENYHQDYYRLNPDNGYIQGVSRPKVLKLRKSMNALIRPEYKDKI; this is encoded by the coding sequence ATGAAAATATATAAATTATGGCTGGTTGTACTGGTTTTCCTTGCATCATGCACGGATGCACAGACGAAAAAGAATCAGCAGGGGTTTGCGGACTTACCCAGACCAAAGGCAAATGAAAAAGTGGCAACCTTTGCCGGTGGATGTTTCTGGGCACTGGCCGAGGGTATGAGCGAACTGAAAGGCGTGGATAAAGTTGTGTCCGGCTATTCTGGGGGAACGGTAAAAAACCCGACCTATGAAGAGGTCTGTTCGGATAATACAGGCCACGCCGAGTCTGTCGAGGTTTATTATGATCCAACCATAATCAGCTATGCCCAGCTCTCGGAGGCATTTTTTTACGCCCATGATCCAACCACGCTGAACCGGCAGGGTCCTGATGAAGGAGAAGATTACCGCTCGGTCGCTTTTTACAGAAATCCTGAAGAAAAGAAAATATTGGAACAGGTAATGGCCAGGGTTAATGCCGGTCACCATTACAGCGATAAGATCATTACCCAGGTGGTGCCCTTTAAAGTATTCTATCCTGCAGAAAATTATCATCAGGACTATTATAGGCTAAATCCGGATAATGGCTACATTCAGGGCGTTTCCAGGCCCAAGGTGCTGAAGCTCAGGAAAAGCATGAATGCACTGATCAGGCCGGAGTATAAGGATAAAATCTGA
- a CDS encoding molybdopterin-dependent oxidoreductase, which yields MSNFLLHYKLDKLGEKNYMGLETPNGEYYVGLERDSVLHPQTILAYEMNGKPITSDHGAPLRLIIPVKYGIKNLKRIGLMSFSDQRPKDYWAEQGYDYYSGL from the coding sequence TTGAGCAATTTTTTATTGCATTACAAACTTGATAAACTCGGCGAGAAAAACTACATGGGACTGGAAACCCCGAACGGTGAGTATTATGTAGGGCTGGAAAGGGACAGCGTTCTCCATCCACAAACAATTTTAGCCTACGAGATGAACGGAAAACCGATAACCAGTGATCATGGTGCGCCTTTGAGGTTGATTATCCCGGTAAAATACGGCATCAAAAACCTTAAACGAATCGGGCTAATGTCTTTCAGCGACCAGCGTCCAAAAGATTACTGGGCGGAACAGGGCTATGACTATTATTCCGGCCTATAA
- a CDS encoding DUF1223 domain-containing protein, whose amino-acid sequence MIVIPLSGQTGKSLTLAYRSNQSTPGYHLQVAQITPNASNKIERGENKERTLSHVQVVRSLENFSLNGKKNGSINFLPAKGIQQGSAEIIALLQNDKTGQITAAAKIKF is encoded by the coding sequence ATAATCGTTATCCCCCTTTCAGGACAGACTGGAAAAAGTCTGACCCTAGCCTACCGGTCCAACCAGTCAACCCCGGGCTATCACCTACAGGTTGCGCAGATAACACCCAATGCAAGCAACAAAATTGAACGTGGGGAAAATAAAGAGAGAACACTTTCGCATGTACAGGTTGTGCGCAGCCTGGAAAATTTCAGCCTGAATGGGAAAAAGAATGGAAGTATAAATTTCCTTCCTGCAAAAGGAATCCAGCAGGGCAGTGCCGAAATCATTGCCTTATTGCAAAATGACAAAACGGGACAGATAACTGCGGCGGCCAAAATTAAATTTTAA
- a CDS encoding fasciclin domain-containing protein, translated as MKRIFLSAVAIVAIAFASNTTVQAQSKMSMSAGTKMVGGAAMYPTKDIIDNAVNSKDHTTLVAAVKAAGLVETLKGKGPFTVFAPTNSAFDKLPKGTVETLLKPANKTMLTKVLTYHVIAGKMDSKAIAAAIKKGNGKAEFTTVEGGKLWAWMKASKLMLKDEKGGMSMVTIADVNQKNGVIHVVDTVLMPK; from the coding sequence ATGAAAAGAATTTTCTTATCAGCAGTTGCTATAGTAGCTATCGCATTTGCTTCAAATACTACGGTTCAGGCGCAGTCAAAAATGAGTATGTCGGCTGGCACCAAAATGGTCGGAGGTGCAGCAATGTATCCCACCAAGGATATTATCGATAATGCAGTAAATTCAAAAGACCATACCACGCTGGTAGCGGCGGTAAAGGCTGCAGGCCTGGTAGAAACCCTGAAAGGCAAAGGCCCTTTTACGGTGTTTGCGCCAACAAACAGTGCTTTTGATAAACTACCAAAAGGAACAGTGGAGACTTTGCTTAAACCTGCAAATAAAACAATGTTAACCAAAGTTTTAACCTACCATGTTATTGCAGGTAAAATGGACAGTAAAGCCATTGCAGCTGCGATCAAAAAAGGAAACGGGAAAGCAGAATTTACAACTGTTGAGGGCGGAAAACTTTGGGCATGGATGAAAGCAAGTAAACTGATGTTAAAAGATGAAAAAGGCGGCATGAGTATGGTAACTATTGCAGATGTAAACCAGAAAAACGGGGTAATACATGTAGTAGACACGGTTTTAATGCCGAAATAA
- a CDS encoding thioredoxin family protein, with translation MKIKPKYILMIVALIGIVLFGACRTKYKPMLNSDSGVQLKSISIIQAQTEARSAGKPLFVFIHASWCPTCKKMEHEVLVEKQVGDTYNSKFINAAIDIDSEDGKKLKELYPIRATPTLFFFKADGTLAKKWEGYATLEKLVSLSAEIN, from the coding sequence ATGAAGATCAAACCGAAATACATCCTAATGATAGTTGCACTTATAGGGATTGTGCTCTTTGGTGCTTGCCGTACCAAGTATAAACCCATGTTAAATTCGGATAGCGGCGTTCAGCTTAAATCAATATCTATTATCCAGGCTCAAACCGAAGCCAGGTCGGCAGGAAAACCATTGTTTGTTTTTATTCATGCCAGCTGGTGCCCAACCTGTAAAAAAATGGAACATGAAGTTTTAGTTGAAAAGCAGGTTGGAGATACTTATAATTCAAAATTCATCAATGCGGCTATTGATATCGATAGCGAGGATGGCAAAAAGCTAAAAGAACTGTACCCAATTAGGGCTACCCCAACACTATTTTTCTTTAAAGCTGATGGTACCCTTGCCAAAAAATGGGAAGGATATGCAACTTTAGAAAAACTTGTTTCACTATCTGCAGAGATAAACTAA
- a CDS encoding ATP-grasp domain-containing protein produces MYFKAANLFDVEPFTLVVCANKLLYECRWDGNKKHLTSLDKKRAYIWSSPTLYNEAIQADKARQFKKWLKSDIPLDSSSVMGFHESERLSGPISTVSITSIRMSSGKITMTYDDLKTGSRHVEKLNAFKQKIPWLGLRILFVKLFNWEYWPYYMVYIPVMFYWLWLSIKSRSMFFFNTANPGMKNGGFAMDNKNDIYAHIPSQHCPKTLLIKAGTALDFIGMQLPLIAKPDIGQRGLQVKLLNTLDDLAQYARNSKVDFLLQEYISFPNEAGIFYSRMPGSNKGTVTGIVGKELMNVTGDGKSTILELLVKNPRYLLQIQSLTKTDSSMLQNVLPVGETYYPAPYGNHSRGAKFSDLSHQISLDPLQHIDAVCKKIPGFFYGRLDIKYSSWSELCAGRFMIIEVNGAASEPAHIYDPKHSIFFAWKEIIRHWDILYRISKQNRQSKGLVHMTYREGMSMIKNNKQYVNLTTA; encoded by the coding sequence TTGTATTTTAAAGCAGCTAATCTATTTGATGTGGAACCCTTTACTTTAGTTGTTTGTGCAAACAAATTACTTTATGAATGCCGTTGGGATGGCAATAAAAAACATCTAACATCGCTTGACAAAAAAAGAGCTTATATCTGGAGTTCCCCAACACTTTATAATGAAGCAATTCAAGCTGATAAAGCTCGCCAATTTAAAAAATGGTTAAAGTCGGACATTCCCCTGGATAGCAGCTCAGTAATGGGCTTTCACGAGAGTGAACGGTTGAGCGGCCCTATTAGCACAGTTAGTATTACCAGTATCCGAATGTCATCCGGCAAAATCACCATGACTTATGATGACCTAAAAACCGGCTCGCGACACGTAGAAAAATTAAACGCGTTTAAGCAAAAGATACCTTGGCTGGGCTTACGCATCCTCTTTGTCAAATTATTTAACTGGGAATACTGGCCCTATTATATGGTTTATATTCCGGTGATGTTTTACTGGCTTTGGCTAAGCATCAAATCGCGTTCGATGTTCTTTTTTAATACCGCCAACCCCGGCATGAAGAACGGCGGATTTGCTATGGATAATAAAAATGATATTTATGCCCATATCCCATCGCAACATTGTCCTAAAACTTTGTTGATTAAAGCAGGTACCGCACTCGACTTTATTGGAATGCAACTACCGCTGATAGCAAAACCTGATATAGGACAACGCGGCCTGCAGGTTAAGCTGCTTAACACACTTGACGACCTTGCACAATATGCGCGTAACAGCAAGGTAGATTTTTTGTTACAGGAATACATAAGCTTCCCCAACGAAGCGGGGATATTTTATAGCCGGATGCCGGGCAGCAATAAAGGTACTGTAACCGGTATTGTGGGTAAGGAACTGATGAATGTTACTGGCGACGGAAAATCAACAATATTGGAATTACTGGTTAAAAATCCAAGATACCTGCTACAAATCCAGTCGCTAACAAAGACCGATAGCAGCATGTTGCAAAATGTTTTGCCTGTCGGCGAAACTTACTATCCCGCCCCTTATGGCAACCATAGTCGCGGCGCTAAATTCAGCGATCTGAGCCACCAGATAAGCCTGGATCCATTACAACACATCGACGCAGTTTGCAAAAAGATTCCAGGTTTTTTTTACGGCCGCTTAGATATTAAGTACAGTAGCTGGTCCGAGCTGTGCGCGGGTAGATTCATGATAATTGAAGTTAACGGGGCTGCCAGCGAACCTGCCCATATATACGACCCCAAACACTCTATCTTTTTTGCCTGGAAGGAGATCATTCGTCACTGGGACATCTTATACCGGATAAGCAAACAAAACCGCCAAAGTAAAGGCTTGGTGCACATGACGTACAGAGAAGGAATGTCAATGATCAAAAACAATAAACAATACGTAAATTTAACTACTGCCTAA
- a CDS encoding NRDE family protein gives MCTVTYIPTNDGFYLTSNRDEHRHRSPALAPAIYKAFDGDVLYPKDPDKNGSWIAAKATGNIVVLLNGAFVKHNQKPTYTKSRGQSS, from the coding sequence ATGTGCACAGTAACCTATATCCCAACAAATGATGGCTTTTACCTAACCTCTAACCGCGACGAACACCGTCATCGTAGCCCCGCCCTTGCCCCTGCAATTTACAAAGCGTTTGATGGCGATGTACTTTACCCAAAAGATCCTGACAAAAATGGCAGTTGGATAGCCGCTAAAGCAACCGGAAACATCGTAGTACTTTTGAATGGAGCATTTGTAAAGCACAATCAAAAACCTACCTATACTAAAAGCAGGGGGCAATCGTCTTAG
- a CDS encoding DinB family protein, translating to MQFKESITHLIEQLCVTIAALTNEQFTQPVTVLSGSTIGQHTRHILEFFIELNKGYLSGAVDYDQRQRSYELESNRDTAITHLQNISDSLGKPDRELCLIVNYGDKQSIATNYYRELVYNMEHTVHHMALIRIGVNAVSIIEIPPGFGIAASTLKFRQACAQ from the coding sequence ATGCAGTTTAAAGAATCGATAACTCATTTGATTGAACAATTATGCGTAACTATAGCAGCATTAACCAATGAGCAGTTTACGCAGCCTGTAACAGTTTTATCCGGTTCCACCATCGGACAGCATACCCGCCATATCCTAGAGTTTTTCATTGAGCTCAACAAAGGTTATTTGAGTGGTGCAGTTGATTATGATCAGCGACAAAGAAGCTATGAGTTAGAAAGCAATAGAGATACTGCTATAACGCATTTGCAAAATATAAGCGATAGTTTAGGAAAACCAGATAGGGAATTATGTCTTATTGTAAATTATGGAGATAAACAGAGCATTGCCACCAATTATTACAGGGAACTTGTTTATAATATGGAGCACACCGTTCATCATATGGCTTTGATCCGCATAGGCGTTAATGCGGTTTCGATCATTGAAATTCCGCCGGGATTCGGCATTGCGGCTTCAACATTAAAATTCAGACAAGCATGTGCACAGTAA
- a CDS encoding DoxX family protein has translation MTTKTSNIVIWALRLMAAAIMLQTLFFKFTAAPESVYIFTKLGMEPWGRIGIGCVELIASVLILIPRTTSLGALTGVGIITGAIFFHLTKLGINVQNDGGKLFILAILTFSSCTALVFLLRKQLLDYIPFIKSGPYAV, from the coding sequence ATGACGACTAAAACCTCTAATATAGTTATCTGGGCACTGCGCCTGATGGCCGCAGCGATCATGCTGCAAACCCTGTTCTTTAAATTTACTGCCGCTCCTGAATCGGTCTACATCTTCACCAAATTGGGAATGGAACCCTGGGGCCGCATCGGTATCGGCTGTGTGGAACTGATTGCCTCGGTATTGATCCTGATCCCCCGGACCACCAGTTTGGGCGCGCTAACAGGTGTTGGTATTATCACCGGCGCTATCTTTTTCCACCTGACGAAATTAGGGATCAACGTGCAAAATGATGGCGGTAAATTATTTATATTAGCGATACTCACCTTTAGCAGTTGTACAGCGCTGGTATTCTTATTAAGGAAGCAATTACTCGATTATATTCCCTTTATAAAATCCGGGCCTTATGCAGTTTAA
- a CDS encoding YHS domain-containing (seleno)protein — protein MKRTIIIAILATFSFLNASAQKSAVFVSGGKAIKGYDPVAFFKQSKAVKGVDSLSYEWNNATWLFANTEDLNTFKATPEKYAPEYGGYCAYGTADGHKATTQTDTWTIVNDKLYFNYNSKVKEMWSKDQSNLIIKADQQWPTIKNQ, from the coding sequence ATGAAACGAACCATCATCATTGCAATACTTGCAACTTTTAGTTTTTTAAACGCCAGTGCGCAAAAATCAGCAGTATTTGTATCAGGCGGTAAAGCCATAAAAGGATATGACCCGGTTGCTTTCTTTAAACAGTCTAAGGCAGTTAAAGGCGTAGACAGCCTTTCCTACGAGTGGAACAACGCCACCTGGCTTTTTGCAAATACCGAAGACTTGAACACGTTTAAGGCAACGCCCGAAAAATATGCTCCGGAATACGGTGGCTATTGTGCTTATGGTACTGCCGACGGACATAAAGCCACTACGCAAACCGATACCTGGACCATTGTGAACGACAAGCTTTATTTCAACTACAATTCTAAAGTGAAAGAGATGTGGTCGAAAGACCAAAGCAACCTGATTATCAAGGCGGACCAGCAATGGCCGACAATAAAAAATCAATAA
- a CDS encoding YHS domain-containing (seleno)protein, with protein MYKFILLLLLTGFTLSNVHAQISVETRKRQYNLDQSGLALSGYDPVTYFTKQKAVEGKKDIALLIEGITYRFANTQDRDLFKASPSKYEPQYGGWCAFAMGDNGKKVSVDPETFKLVNGKLYLFYNKFFNNTKKSWDKNESNLKTKADANWNKFVQN; from the coding sequence ATGTACAAATTCATTCTTCTTTTACTACTAACAGGCTTTACGCTAAGCAACGTACATGCACAGATTTCTGTGGAAACACGAAAAAGGCAGTACAATTTAGATCAATCAGGTCTGGCCCTTTCTGGTTATGACCCTGTTACTTATTTCACCAAACAAAAAGCAGTTGAAGGCAAAAAAGATATTGCGCTATTAATTGAAGGCATAACCTATCGCTTTGCCAACACGCAGGATCGTGATCTTTTTAAAGCATCCCCATCCAAATACGAGCCTCAATACGGCGGTTGGTGCGCTTTTGCCATGGGCGATAATGGCAAAAAGGTATCAGTAGACCCGGAAACCTTTAAGCTGGTAAATGGCAAGCTATACCTCTTCTACAATAAATTCTTCAATAACACCAAAAAATCCTGGGATAAGAACGAAAGCAACCTGAAAACAAAAGCGGATGCTAACTGGAATAAATTTGTTCAAAACTGA